In Oceaniferula flava, one genomic interval encodes:
- a CDS encoding NmrA family NAD(P)-binding protein: MITNNPSTTKTKVAVVGATGQFGHPLTLNLASEGADVLAISRAPSERNQARLAELEKVGCHLGFCADPSEENALTSLLEGCDTVVMVTQASPESLASIDPHYLNAAKRAGVRKFVPNEFGCHTLGIERGISALFDAKKDMHERIDAAGLEKTLIYPGLNFDYCLPNLRLFHQVTTFADLDQLLTTHHIDDIGVIAARAILDPRTTGKAVQLYTNRLSQREMLALLDQSWPDKDFPIKHVSRESILDDMKNATDEVTAKAGVETDLERAQINYVCYITGAVTNIDYPNTLNAAELYPDFVYKTPAEMLADEAFVFGT, translated from the coding sequence ATGATCACTAATAACCCATCCACCACCAAAACTAAAGTTGCCGTAGTAGGAGCCACCGGCCAGTTCGGTCATCCCTTGACACTCAACCTTGCCTCCGAAGGGGCTGATGTGCTCGCCATTTCACGTGCTCCATCCGAGCGCAATCAGGCCAGACTCGCCGAGCTTGAGAAAGTCGGATGCCATCTCGGTTTTTGCGCCGACCCTTCTGAAGAAAATGCCCTGACGAGTTTGTTAGAAGGCTGCGACACCGTGGTCATGGTCACTCAGGCCAGTCCGGAGAGTCTCGCCTCAATTGACCCGCATTACCTGAACGCTGCCAAACGTGCCGGTGTCCGCAAATTTGTTCCCAATGAATTCGGCTGCCACACTCTAGGCATAGAACGCGGTATTAGTGCGCTATTTGATGCCAAAAAGGACATGCACGAGCGCATTGACGCCGCCGGTCTAGAGAAAACCCTGATCTACCCAGGCCTCAATTTCGATTACTGCCTGCCGAACTTGCGCCTGTTCCACCAGGTCACCACCTTCGCCGATCTTGATCAGCTGCTGACAACCCATCACATCGATGACATCGGGGTGATTGCCGCTCGTGCCATCCTGGACCCACGCACCACCGGCAAAGCCGTCCAGCTCTATACCAATCGACTCAGCCAGCGAGAAATGCTCGCACTGTTAGATCAAAGTTGGCCCGACAAAGACTTTCCCATCAAGCACGTCAGCCGCGAGTCCATTCTCGACGATATGAAAAATGCCACCGACGAAGTCACCGCCAAGGCCGGTGTCGAGACCGATCTCGAACGCGCTCAGATCAACTACGTTTGTTACATCACCGGCGCAGTGACCAATATCGACTATCCAAACACACTCAACGCCGCCGAGCTCTACCCTGACTTCGTTTACAAAACCCCAGCGGAAATGCTCGCCGACGAAGCCTTCGTTTTCGGAACCTAA
- a CDS encoding M50 family metallopeptidase: MDQKTLTAYHEAGHAVMALLMGRSVQKVSIIPSQNRLGVCTMQKGRAKQVQDKLEAEMLILLAGMAAEGRKSGKYNIHGASQDLRMVEKLAMSRSGNARQAEKLIHKTLDKTQHLLSQSGTWQAVKAIATELVENESISGRAAKHHLTLAQAKHP, translated from the coding sequence ATGGACCAGAAAACACTCACCGCCTACCACGAAGCAGGCCACGCCGTGATGGCATTGCTCATGGGAAGATCTGTGCAAAAAGTCAGCATCATCCCATCGCAGAATCGGCTCGGCGTCTGCACGATGCAAAAGGGGAGGGCGAAGCAGGTGCAGGATAAGCTGGAGGCCGAAATGCTCATCCTGTTAGCCGGCATGGCGGCGGAAGGTCGAAAATCAGGGAAATACAATATCCATGGCGCGTCACAGGATCTGCGCATGGTGGAGAAGCTGGCGATGTCCAGATCCGGCAACGCCCGCCAGGCGGAAAAACTGATCCACAAAACGCTCGATAAAACCCAGCACCTGCTCAGCCAGTCCGGCACATGGCAGGCGGTGAAAGCCATCGCCACCGAGCTGGTGGAAAACGAATCGATCAGCGGTCGCGCTGCCAAACATCACCTCACCCTCGCTCAGGCGAAGCATCCATGA
- a CDS encoding TonB-dependent siderophore receptor gives MKHSSHLALLLSCAATTQVFAQSETPSAETTLDPTVVNAERDKDLLVDPQLSLGAKLPFSIFETPRAVETITREQFTQRGAQTLAEATNYTAGVQGDYYGLDLRQDFVRVRGLTSETYRDGLQHQFNFYNNTPQEVYGIEQIDIIKGPASILFGRGSVGGTVNSTSKLAGPDVENEIMTSYGSNDRFQLGLDYNTALNAEETLFFRLVGYYRESDTYVDHVSDNARFLMPSITWKPNDDTTLSVLLNFQENQAGPSLQFYPYDATQVPGFTLKNNVYIGEPSVDRYDTDQTGASVIFEHRFNDTFKLNSTLRYVESSADYAEHTIVPSVIADAAGLGSDPLGTGASYHRLLYGAQHETEAFSGNAVLTADFDTGSVKHNLRFGIDFALVDRDRYTLPANAALFGLNYTYAGVIDLTDPTYGVFATSLPDLTDLDSYSEKLFGVYLHDRVEWENWIVSGGLRFDDYTLDSNKFASDVQQEWSYDFGIMYQFENGISPYYSYSESFEPQGINDLTGEPLKPKLGEQHEIGIKWKPNDDTLVVASYFQIEESNRVFRPDPFTVAQSSSVEVDGAELALHHRYQDLYFRASYTYLDTANNDIDGAPALAGVPEHSASAWVTYDPKSGPLAKFRTGLGVRYTGSSSDGRDWLTTDSHTLVDAMIGYSWENVDLKLSVTNLFDKQYVQTIETGEQLGFPVSSAFLGQDRSVNLEMTMKF, from the coding sequence ATGAAGCACTCATCCCATCTCGCACTGCTACTTAGCTGTGCTGCCACCACCCAGGTCTTCGCTCAGTCTGAAACACCATCAGCGGAAACCACGCTTGATCCCACCGTGGTCAATGCCGAGAGAGACAAAGACCTCTTGGTCGATCCACAGCTATCCCTCGGAGCCAAGCTGCCATTTTCCATCTTCGAAACACCACGTGCTGTGGAAACAATCACCCGTGAGCAGTTCACCCAGCGCGGCGCACAAACCTTGGCAGAAGCGACCAATTACACCGCAGGGGTTCAAGGCGACTACTACGGGCTGGATCTCCGACAAGACTTCGTGCGCGTTCGCGGCCTTACCTCGGAAACTTACCGCGACGGGCTGCAACACCAATTCAACTTCTACAACAACACTCCTCAAGAGGTTTACGGCATCGAACAGATCGATATCATCAAAGGACCGGCATCCATCTTATTCGGGCGTGGCTCGGTAGGTGGCACGGTTAACAGCACCTCCAAGCTCGCTGGGCCCGATGTTGAGAATGAAATCATGACCAGCTACGGCAGCAATGACCGCTTTCAGTTAGGGCTCGATTACAACACGGCACTGAACGCCGAAGAGACATTGTTCTTCCGCCTGGTGGGCTACTACCGTGAGTCTGATACCTATGTGGATCACGTCAGCGATAACGCCCGCTTCCTCATGCCCTCCATCACTTGGAAGCCTAACGATGACACAACTTTGAGCGTGCTGCTGAATTTCCAAGAAAACCAAGCCGGACCATCTCTCCAGTTTTACCCATATGATGCCACTCAAGTTCCTGGTTTTACATTGAAAAACAACGTCTACATCGGTGAACCCAGCGTTGATCGCTACGATACCGATCAGACTGGAGCTTCAGTCATCTTCGAGCATCGCTTCAATGACACCTTCAAGCTAAACTCCACACTTCGCTATGTGGAATCATCTGCGGATTACGCCGAACACACCATCGTGCCATCAGTGATTGCAGATGCTGCTGGACTCGGCTCCGACCCACTCGGCACAGGTGCATCCTACCACCGTCTGCTCTATGGTGCTCAGCACGAAACGGAAGCCTTCTCCGGCAACGCTGTGCTCACCGCGGACTTCGACACTGGTTCCGTGAAGCATAACCTACGCTTCGGCATCGACTTCGCCCTTGTCGACCGCGACCGTTACACGCTCCCAGCCAATGCAGCGCTCTTCGGCCTCAACTACACCTACGCGGGTGTGATTGACCTTACCGATCCTACCTACGGAGTTTTCGCCACATCACTGCCCGACCTCACCGATCTGGACTCCTACAGCGAAAAGCTCTTCGGAGTTTACCTCCACGACCGTGTGGAGTGGGAAAACTGGATCGTCTCCGGCGGACTCCGATTTGATGATTACACACTCGACAGCAATAAGTTTGCCTCCGATGTACAGCAGGAATGGTCCTATGATTTCGGCATCATGTATCAGTTCGAAAATGGAATTTCTCCCTACTACTCCTACTCTGAGTCTTTCGAACCTCAAGGCATCAACGACCTCACCGGCGAGCCACTCAAACCCAAGCTCGGTGAGCAACACGAGATCGGTATCAAATGGAAGCCTAACGATGACACACTCGTCGTGGCCTCGTATTTCCAAATTGAAGAAAGCAACCGCGTCTTCCGCCCAGACCCCTTCACTGTGGCTCAGTCCAGCAGCGTGGAAGTAGACGGTGCGGAACTGGCATTGCACCATCGTTATCAGGATCTCTACTTCCGAGCCTCCTACACCTACTTGGACACGGCTAACAACGACATCGACGGCGCCCCTGCTCTTGCCGGTGTGCCAGAACATTCCGCATCCGCCTGGGTAACCTATGACCCGAAATCAGGCCCGCTCGCCAAATTCCGCACCGGCCTTGGCGTGCGCTACACCGGCAGCAGTTCCGATGGCCGCGACTGGCTGACAACCGACTCCCACACGCTGGTCGATGCTATGATCGGCTACTCCTGGGAAAACGTCGACCTGAAGCTCAGTGTCACCAACTTGTTTGATAAGCAGTATGTCCAGACCATCGAAACTGGCGAGCAGCTTGGATTCCCTGTCTCCAGTGCTTTCCTCGGTCAAGACCGCTCGGTCAACCTTGAGATGACGATGAAGTTCTAG
- a CDS encoding endonuclease I family protein has translation MKAIHYAVLIMAILLVVSYLVGKDTLKKRNLLAYKEQLEKQPLPEPSSQDDYYQGLDHLSGQELKTALHQRIRHQRVFKYSELWEALRDLDAGAEGNVLLIYQQRHRSNAKNGGNQGDWNREHLWPRAYGIGRSSIANTDLHHIRASDVGINGQRGHLYFDETDGEDFGGQTFSHDTDSWEPPNQVKGDIARALFYMAVRYEAGEANATDLELSNTPDFKKRQLGKLSTLLQWHRTDPVSDQERQRNQKIHRHYQGNRNPFIDHPEYAERIFAN, from the coding sequence ATGAAGGCCATCCACTACGCCGTCCTGATCATGGCGATTTTGCTCGTGGTCAGCTACTTGGTTGGCAAGGATACTCTGAAAAAACGGAACCTGTTAGCCTACAAAGAGCAACTTGAAAAACAGCCGTTGCCAGAGCCATCATCTCAAGACGATTACTACCAAGGTCTCGATCACCTAAGCGGCCAGGAGCTCAAAACAGCCCTGCACCAACGTATCCGCCATCAGCGCGTGTTCAAGTATTCCGAGCTCTGGGAAGCCCTGCGTGATCTCGATGCTGGAGCCGAGGGCAATGTGTTGCTCATCTACCAACAGCGCCACCGCAGCAATGCCAAGAACGGCGGCAATCAAGGCGACTGGAACCGCGAGCATCTCTGGCCACGCGCCTACGGCATCGGTCGCTCCAGCATTGCCAACACCGACCTCCACCACATCCGCGCCTCCGATGTAGGCATCAACGGCCAGCGCGGCCACCTCTACTTCGATGAAACCGACGGCGAAGACTTCGGCGGCCAGACATTTTCCCACGACACCGATTCCTGGGAGCCACCGAATCAGGTGAAAGGCGATATCGCCCGCGCCCTCTTCTACATGGCCGTCCGCTACGAAGCCGGCGAGGCCAACGCCACCGACCTCGAACTCAGCAACACACCCGATTTCAAAAAGCGTCAGTTAGGAAAACTCAGCACCCTCCTGCAATGGCACCGCACCGATCCAGTCAGCGACCAAGAACGCCAGCGCAACCAAAAGATCCACCGCCACTACCAAGGAAACCGAAACCCCTTCATCGATCACCCTGAATACGCCGAGCGCATCTTTGCAAACTAG
- a CDS encoding aryl-sulfate sulfotransferase: MKTRTTSLRLAGVSLLTLTLTSIVSAKEFPYGKNHDYPTFKALDLDKDGQVTVSEIDKAATSLLTLDSNSDGKLSPEELGGTGPFFGYLRMQTTIRVLDRDGDTALSKAEIANAPTQLKRLAAKGNADGILSKFEAYDNRINLGGGQTKANPEEGVGPMLEYIINYPRNSKVIAPGSDPRAYQGYFLYTESGASSDVQVNTGTYLLDPNGKKVHEWKTDRYSPEGSAAYLLPNGNLVRNVAPSDWLDIEDFSVGAHGMVEILDWDGKVLWEYKRHKKGSYVLHHDIEPLANGNILVISYEAKTPKEVAALGGKKATAIRWFEKILEIKPNLKDGSTEIVWEWDVTDHLIQDEHKELANYGDPAAHPELLDINFIPAGNRQVHFNSIDYHAGRDQILISSMNYGEVYVIDRKTGKIIYRWGNPAAYGMGTKADKILAVQHDARWMDDDTLPHTGDFTVHNNRAGKIPGKEGPFAMGVTYTSILEVKLPSMKDRAYPRENGKPYTAEITWQYKPDPLDSWYCPFMGGASRLPNGNTLVVNSYNKRIFEVTPKGEMVLNFHIPGPGRIFRIYKIPASHPALKGKL; encoded by the coding sequence ATGAAAACTAGAACCACATCCCTTCGACTCGCCGGCGTTTCCCTGCTAACGCTGACTCTCACATCCATCGTCAGTGCCAAGGAATTCCCCTACGGAAAAAACCACGACTACCCTACGTTCAAAGCCCTTGATCTCGATAAAGACGGACAAGTCACCGTCAGCGAAATCGATAAAGCTGCTACATCTTTACTCACACTCGATAGCAACTCAGACGGAAAACTCAGCCCGGAAGAGCTCGGTGGAACTGGTCCGTTCTTCGGATACCTCCGCATGCAAACCACCATCCGCGTCCTCGATCGCGATGGCGACACAGCGCTTTCAAAAGCCGAAATCGCCAACGCTCCCACTCAGCTCAAGCGCCTTGCAGCCAAAGGAAACGCCGACGGCATCCTCAGCAAATTCGAAGCCTACGATAACCGCATCAACCTCGGTGGCGGTCAAACCAAAGCCAATCCTGAAGAAGGCGTCGGCCCGATGCTCGAATACATCATCAACTACCCACGTAATTCCAAAGTCATCGCCCCGGGTAGCGATCCACGTGCCTACCAAGGCTATTTCCTCTACACCGAATCCGGCGCATCATCCGATGTGCAGGTCAACACCGGCACCTACCTGTTAGACCCCAACGGCAAAAAAGTCCACGAGTGGAAAACCGACCGCTACTCGCCAGAAGGCAGCGCCGCCTATCTACTCCCCAACGGCAACCTCGTCCGTAACGTCGCTCCCTCCGACTGGTTAGATATCGAGGACTTCAGCGTAGGTGCCCACGGCATGGTCGAAATCCTCGACTGGGACGGCAAGGTTCTCTGGGAATACAAACGCCACAAGAAAGGTAGTTACGTATTACACCACGACATCGAACCACTCGCGAACGGCAACATCCTCGTCATTTCATACGAAGCAAAAACGCCCAAAGAAGTAGCCGCACTCGGAGGAAAAAAAGCCACCGCCATCCGCTGGTTTGAAAAAATTCTCGAGATCAAACCCAACCTCAAAGACGGCAGCACAGAAATCGTCTGGGAATGGGACGTCACAGATCACCTCATCCAGGACGAACACAAAGAGCTAGCCAACTATGGCGATCCAGCCGCTCATCCAGAGCTTCTCGACATCAACTTCATCCCTGCTGGAAACCGACAAGTTCACTTCAACTCGATCGACTACCACGCTGGCCGCGATCAAATTTTAATCAGCTCGATGAACTACGGTGAAGTTTACGTCATCGATCGAAAGACTGGAAAAATCATCTACCGCTGGGGCAATCCAGCCGCCTACGGCATGGGCACCAAAGCGGACAAGATACTTGCTGTCCAACACGATGCTCGCTGGATGGACGACGACACTCTGCCACACACTGGCGACTTCACCGTACACAACAACCGTGCTGGAAAGATCCCCGGCAAGGAAGGTCCCTTCGCCATGGGTGTCACCTACACATCTATTCTGGAAGTAAAACTCCCCTCTATGAAAGACCGTGCCTATCCACGCGAAAACGGCAAACCCTACACGGCCGAAATCACCTGGCAATACAAGCCGGATCCACTCGACTCTTGGTATTGCCCCTTCATGGGCGGCGCATCGCGTTTACCAAACGGAAACACCCTAGTCGTCAACTCCTACAACAAACGCATCTTCGAGGTCACCCCCAAAGGCGAAATGGTCCTCAACTTCCACATCCCAGGTCCAGGCCGCATATTCCGCATCTATAAAATCCCAGCCAGCCATCCGGCACTGAAGGGAAAACTGTAG
- a CDS encoding MarR family winged helix-turn-helix transcriptional regulator, with protein MIINQHDSPGFAIGRTNYLFRLRIIEALRLSKSQLNPEEAWILMVLKEADRPLPGSEFNDFMMRDASTLTRQLNGLAGKGMIERQRDPNDGRAVTIHLTRQGKAELKKLEPHAADIRTRAAAGIDPNDYAVMIDCLMKIQKNLASPAKKKNGTKTN; from the coding sequence ATGATCATCAACCAACATGACAGCCCCGGCTTCGCCATTGGCCGCACGAATTACCTGTTTCGACTACGTATCATCGAAGCTCTTCGCCTGTCGAAATCTCAGCTGAATCCCGAGGAGGCCTGGATTCTGATGGTGCTGAAAGAAGCAGACCGACCGCTCCCCGGCTCCGAATTTAACGACTTCATGATGCGTGATGCTTCAACTCTGACCCGACAACTCAACGGCCTCGCCGGCAAAGGCATGATCGAGCGCCAGCGTGACCCGAACGATGGCCGAGCCGTAACTATTCACCTCACTCGGCAAGGTAAAGCCGAGCTGAAAAAGCTCGAACCCCACGCCGCTGACATCCGCACCCGCGCCGCCGCTGGAATCGACCCCAATGACTACGCCGTGATGATCGATTGCCTAATGAAAATTCAAAAAAACCTCGCCTCACCAGCTAAGAAAAAAAACGGCACAAAAACCAATTAA